The Montipora capricornis isolate CH-2021 chromosome 1, ASM3666992v2, whole genome shotgun sequence genome contains a region encoding:
- the LOC138057765 gene encoding uncharacterized protein isoform X1, with protein MENVASFLLRDKDMPLSERSSCSEYFDAAVTRAFQKNRSSMRILDAGTGRGSTASYLRSLGYNTIDALTVSRERLDNAERSGLYRNVIFTALKANSTLCATGAFDAVICADGVFPDQVDPDAIDEMLRLVKRGGIVCFTMNAAQFDSANNSYRLKCDNLIVSGKWKLISQGITTNQEDKENNSTYDNTKLPEDCYVLVFMVIDNY; from the exons CTGCTCAGAATATTTTGATGCTGCCGTGACACGCGCGTTCCAAAAGAACAGATCATCCATGCGTATACTAGACGCGGGTACTGGACGAGGATCAACTGCATCCTACCTGCGCTCTTTAGGTTACAACACTATTGACGCACTGACGGTGTCGAGAGAGAGACTGGACAACGCTGAACGAAGTGGTCTGTACAGAAACGTAATCTTCACTGCATTAAAAGCCAATTCAACGCTTTGTGCAACTGGTGCGTTTGACGCTGTGATTTGTGCGGACGGTGTTTTCCCAGACCAAGTTGATCCTGATGCCATTGATGAGATGTTGCGCCTTGTTAAGCGAG GTGGTATTGTCTGTTTCACAATGAACGCTGCCCAGTTCGACAGCGCAAACAATAGCTACAGACTCAAATGCGATAACCTGATCGTCAGTGGAAAATGGAAACTGATATCCCAGGGTATCACAACAAACCAAGAAGATAAAGAAAATAACAGCACATACGACAACACAAAATTGCCTGAAGACTGCTATGTATTGGTTTTTATGGTCATAGATAATTACTAG
- the LOC138056333 gene encoding D(1) dopamine receptor-like, protein MNNTTNATDIPEYESDSSWWDWNTFFLAFFIIVMIVTIFGNSLVCIAVYVYRRLHSPTNWFIASLAVSDFLYASASLPFRILSNVTIIQDVWICKTWIWVDMACAAASIANLVVISVDRHLKITKPFVYRRKMTNLRSVLAIGGVWLYAATLSTLSIIAWPGARGVRLSAYGLCTNTNKTFYTVVNIVAFLFPLTVLVTCYSMILRTVWIQFKRRQHMTANFSSKEDRHTRKSARREFKVTKTIAIVLLTFTLCWAPFFIVFTIQQYDMSLLRPIPEVLFYLIVMILPNLNSTLNPMIYAYFNTEFRIAFKKIVVSIWGERARQHNSSLTSFSKTTFARRGTPPSENDNDNRNQGQQKEDRQSSLIEDTIITQI, encoded by the coding sequence ATGAATAACACGACAAATGCAACAGACATTCCTGAATATGAATCTGACAGCTCTTGGTGGGATTGGAATacattttttttagcctttttcattattgtaatgattgtgaccatatttggaaacaGCTTAGTTTGTATCGCCGTATACGTCTACCGGCGTCTCCACAGCCCTACAAACTGGTTTATTGCGTCTCTTGCAGTAAGTGACTTCCTATACGCATCTGCGAGCCTACCCTTTCGTATCCTCTCCAATGTAACCATCATACAAGATGTTTGGATCTGCAAGACATGGATTTGGGTGGACATGGCTTGTGCGGCAGCATCCATCGCCAATCTGGTGGTGATCTCAGTTGACAGACACTTGAAAATTACCAAACCTTTTGTTTATCGTAGAAAGATGACAAACTTGCGCTCGGTTTTGGCCATTGGCGGCGTATGGCTGTACGCGGCCACACTGTCTACGCTTTCCATTATTGCTTGGCCTGGAGCGCGAGGCGTTCGATTGAGTGCTTACGGCTTGTGTACGAATACCAACAAAACATTCTACACGGTAGTGAACATAGTAGCTTTTCTGTTCCCACTTACTGTGCTCGTGACTTGTTACAGCATGATTTTGCGCACTGTCTGGATTCAGTTCAAAAGAAGGCAACACATGACTGCCAACTTCAGCAGCAAGGAAGACAGGCATACGCGAAAGAGCGCGCGGcgcgaattcaaagtcactaaGACAATCGCCATTGTCCTGTTGACTTTCACTTTGTGTTGGGCTCCATTTTTTATCGTGTTCACTATTCAACAGTATGATATGTCTTTACTGAGACCCATTCCGGAAGTTCTCTTTTACCTGATCGTCATGATTCTACCAAACTTAAACAGTACTTTAAATCCGATGATTTACGCGTACTTTAATACTGAATTTCGGATCGCCTTTAAGAAGATAGTTGTATCCATATGGGGAGAACGTGCCCGTCAACACAATAGTTCATTAACAAGCTTTTCTAAAACCACTTTTGCAAGACGCGGAACTCCACCATCTGAGAATGACAATGACAATCGGAACCAGGGACAACAGAAGGAAGATCGACAGTCGTCCTTGATCGAGGATACCATAATAACTCAAATCTGA